A window from uncultured Desulfobacter sp. encodes these proteins:
- a CDS encoding MarR family winged helix-turn-helix transcriptional regulator: MNDRSPLHASDLIRELGLSSDYLSKTLSKFEAQGLITRSPFTNDSRKQVIALTPNGMAAYSNLKETSNVHIASLIETLTPEEKSDLVTAMTRIEEILKPKEGGIVTIRSYKPGDIGYIIYRHGVIYAREYGFNVDFDAYVASGMADFIEK, encoded by the coding sequence ATCAACGATAGGTCCCCCCTCCATGCTTCAGACTTGATAAGGGAATTGGGACTTTCTTCGGATTATCTCAGCAAAACCCTCTCCAAGTTTGAGGCCCAGGGCCTGATCACACGGTCTCCGTTCACAAATGATTCCAGAAAACAAGTTATTGCCCTGACTCCGAATGGTATGGCTGCGTATTCTAACTTAAAAGAAACATCAAACGTCCATATTGCATCCCTTATCGAAACATTGACCCCGGAAGAGAAATCGGACCTGGTGACCGCTATGACCCGGATTGAAGAAATTTTAAAACCTAAAGAAGGAGGGATTGTGACGATCAGATCCTACAAGCCCGGTGATATTGGATACATCATTTACCGCCACGGTGTGATCTATGCCCGAGAATACGGTTTTAATGTAGATTTTGACGCTTATGTGGCCAGTGGGATGGCAGACTTTATCGAAAAATAA
- a CDS encoding cbb3-type cytochrome c oxidase subunit I codes for MFGRLTADAFYHDALRMSAVYGTLFGGVVLFCIITYFKKWAWLWKEWLTSVDHKKIGIMYTIMGLVMLLRGFADGMFMRSQQAIAFGQSHGFLSPDHFAQFFSAHGTMMLLFVLMPIFVGMMNIIIPLQIGARDVAFPLLNAISLWLTFTAVTLIMLSLGIGDFSISGWTGLAPLFEKTYTPDSGVDYWMWAIQLGGIGTTLTGINFIATILKMRAPGMTLMRMPLFTWTALTTSVLIVLAFPVLTGGLFLLTMDRYLGMHFFTNDLGGNMMLWTNVFWMWGHPEVYILVLPAFGIYSEVVATFSRKGLFGYASLVYATVVIMFLSFIVWLHHFFTMGNAPSVNIFFGITTMMIAIPTGVKVFDWLMTMYKGRITLSVPMYWTIGFFILFVLGGMTGVLMAVPPADFVVHNSLFLVAHFHNVLIPGAIFGYFAGINYWFPKAFGFKLDEKWGRLSFWGWTVGFVLAFGPLYVLGLMGMPRRISHYTNPHWQPWLILAWIGMTLIGLGIFSMIIQFVVSIINRENLRDDTGDPWDGRTLEWMTSSPPAEYNFAVIPEVTGLDAFWEMKKNRTASPEPLKYSSIAMPANRPQGFVIGMLATTFGFAMIWYMWWMAVVSLIGIIVAVISISDNTEFIIPAEEVEETEEKHIEKLIKASI; via the coding sequence ATGTTTGGAAGATTAACCGCAGACGCCTTTTACCATGATGCACTGCGTATGAGCGCGGTTTACGGTACGCTTTTCGGAGGGGTTGTTCTTTTTTGCATTATCACTTATTTCAAGAAATGGGCCTGGTTGTGGAAGGAATGGCTGACCAGTGTTGATCATAAAAAAATTGGTATCATGTATACCATTATGGGGCTGGTCATGCTTCTTCGAGGCTTTGCAGACGGCATGTTCATGCGTTCGCAGCAGGCCATCGCCTTTGGCCAGAGCCACGGTTTTCTATCACCGGACCATTTTGCCCAGTTCTTCAGCGCCCATGGAACAATGATGCTGCTTTTTGTTCTGATGCCGATTTTCGTCGGGATGATGAACATTATCATTCCCCTTCAGATCGGCGCCCGTGACGTGGCTTTCCCACTGCTTAACGCCATCAGTTTATGGCTGACATTTACCGCTGTCACCCTGATCATGCTTTCACTGGGTATCGGAGATTTTTCCATCAGCGGTTGGACAGGACTGGCCCCGCTTTTTGAAAAGACCTATACGCCCGATTCCGGGGTGGATTACTGGATGTGGGCGATACAACTGGGAGGAATCGGCACAACGCTGACGGGGATTAATTTTATTGCCACCATCCTCAAGATGCGGGCGCCCGGCATGACCCTGATGCGGATGCCGCTTTTCACCTGGACGGCCCTGACCACAAGCGTTCTGATTGTCCTGGCTTTTCCCGTCCTTACCGGCGGACTCTTTCTGCTGACGATGGATCGGTATCTGGGGATGCATTTTTTCACCAATGACCTTGGCGGCAACATGATGTTGTGGACCAATGTGTTCTGGATGTGGGGACATCCGGAAGTGTATATTCTGGTTTTACCCGCCTTTGGCATTTATTCCGAAGTGGTTGCCACGTTTTCCCGCAAAGGCCTTTTCGGGTATGCCTCTCTGGTCTATGCCACCGTCGTCATCATGTTCCTGTCCTTTATCGTCTGGCTGCACCATTTTTTTACAATGGGAAACGCGCCCAGCGTTAATATCTTTTTTGGCATCACAACGATGATGATTGCCATCCCCACCGGGGTAAAGGTTTTTGACTGGCTGATGACCATGTACAAAGGGCGCATTACGCTCAGTGTTCCCATGTACTGGACCATTGGATTTTTTATACTTTTTGTATTGGGAGGCATGACCGGTGTGCTGATGGCTGTCCCTCCGGCAGATTTTGTTGTTCATAACAGCCTTTTCCTGGTGGCCCATTTTCATAATGTACTGATTCCCGGAGCGATCTTTGGTTATTTCGCCGGCATTAACTACTGGTTTCCCAAAGCCTTTGGCTTCAAGCTGGACGAAAAATGGGGCAGACTCTCTTTCTGGGGGTGGACGGTCGGTTTTGTCCTGGCTTTCGGTCCGCTTTATGTCCTTGGATTAATGGGGATGCCTAGGCGTATATCCCACTACACCAATCCCCACTGGCAACCCTGGCTGATCCTGGCCTGGATCGGTATGACCCTTATCGGGCTTGGTATCTTTTCCATGATTATTCAATTTGTCGTCAGCATCATCAATCGCGAAAACCTCAGGGACGACACCGGAGATCCCTGGGACGGACGGACTCTGGAATGGATGACGTCTTCTCCACCGGCTGAGTATAATTTTGCTGTCATCCCTGAAGTGACAGGACTGGATGCTTTCTGGGAAATGAAAAAGAACCGGACAGCCTCTCCTGAACCCCTCAAATATTCCTCCATTGCGATGCCGGCAAACAGACCCCAAGGTTTTGTCATCGGGATGCTGGCCACAACGTTTGGTTTTGCCATGATCTGGTATATGTGGTGGATGGCTGTTGTGAGTCTCATTGGCATCATTGTTGCCGTTATCAGCATCAGCGATAATACTGAGTTTATTATTCCCGCCGAAGAAGTCGAGGAAACAGAAGAAAAACATATTGAAAAATTGATAAAGGCAAGCATATGA
- a CDS encoding CHASE domain-containing protein, with amino-acid sequence MIQDKNIPELPGHISTRTAGIFSTFHRLGLISRWGAWIVLFSSLLITFNAWYFIRGEVIKRAHARFNFQVNAIEAGIYERLQAYEFLLRGGSGLFEASDEVSREEWRTYVTKLQINKYYPGIQGVGFSKQILPSEKETHLRQIRSEGFPQYTIKPEGDRPEYTSIIFLEPFDWRNQRAFGYDMFSEPTRKEAMIRARDTGRAALSGKVTLVQETIKDIQAGFLIYLAIYRKGKPLETPEQRHEALIGYVYSPFRMNDFMKGILREKGEYVNLQIFDGEKPLKETLLYRSDDREKPHNAFEGRHFATDQSILTYAGHHWLLSFISSKFFEENIETGSMNFILLLGITISLLLFGIVLSLAKSYNQAINLANMTMDLKRTNIELRKEIMEREQAEMELHKSEQRYKSAQRLGQVGNWEFDLVTEKFWGSDEVKRIYGFNPESENFTIEEVEKCIPDRERIHQALMELIENNRPYDLEFEIHPVSGSKQKIIKSIAKLQKDNTGKPCKVEGVIQDITRQKEQERMLLEQEKLQGVLEMAGAICHELNQPLQVISGSSEMLLMDIASSESKNKALKNIQASIERMAILMRKIMGITHYQSKPYLKSEIIDIEKSSCNGKKFRK; translated from the coding sequence ATGATCCAAGATAAGAATATACCGGAACTGCCTGGTCATATTTCTACTCGGACTGCTGGTATATTTTCGACTTTTCATCGTCTTGGTCTTATAAGCAGATGGGGTGCCTGGATTGTTCTTTTTTCGTCTTTGCTGATCACTTTCAACGCCTGGTATTTCATCAGGGGAGAAGTAATCAAAAGGGCTCACGCACGTTTTAATTTTCAGGTCAACGCAATAGAAGCAGGAATTTATGAACGCCTTCAGGCCTATGAATTTCTCCTTAGAGGGGGGAGCGGTCTTTTTGAGGCTTCTGACGAAGTCTCTCGAGAGGAGTGGAGGACCTATGTAACAAAGTTGCAAATTAATAAATATTATCCGGGAATTCAAGGGGTCGGTTTTTCCAAACAAATTCTTCCTTCTGAAAAGGAGACCCACCTTCGTCAGATTCGCAGTGAGGGTTTCCCTCAATACACCATCAAACCCGAAGGGGACCGACCGGAATACACCTCAATTATCTTCCTGGAGCCCTTTGATTGGAGAAATCAGAGGGCTTTCGGCTATGACATGTTTTCTGAGCCCACTCGTAAAGAAGCCATGATCAGAGCTCGTGACACCGGAAGAGCTGCCTTAAGCGGCAAGGTCACACTGGTCCAAGAAACGATCAAGGACATACAAGCGGGTTTTCTCATTTACTTGGCGATTTATCGCAAAGGAAAACCGTTGGAAACCCCGGAACAGAGGCATGAGGCGCTAATAGGATATGTATATAGCCCTTTTCGGATGAATGATTTCATGAAAGGTATTTTGAGAGAAAAAGGGGAATATGTCAACCTTCAGATTTTTGATGGTGAGAAGCCACTTAAAGAAACTCTGCTATATAGAAGCGATGACAGAGAAAAACCTCACAATGCTTTTGAAGGTCGCCATTTTGCCACTGACCAATCAATCCTGACATATGCCGGCCATCATTGGCTGTTATCTTTTATTTCCTCTAAATTCTTCGAGGAAAACATCGAGACTGGCTCCATGAACTTCATCTTATTACTTGGCATCACTATCAGTCTGCTGTTATTTGGAATAGTACTGTCTTTAGCCAAGTCGTACAACCAAGCAATCAATCTGGCAAATATGACAATGGACCTGAAAAGGACGAATATCGAATTAAGAAAAGAAATCATGGAACGTGAGCAGGCTGAAATGGAATTGCATAAAAGTGAACAACGATACAAGAGCGCCCAGCGATTGGGCCAAGTAGGGAATTGGGAATTTGATCTTGTAACAGAAAAATTTTGGGGATCTGATGAAGTAAAACGCATTTATGGATTTAATCCTGAAAGTGAAAATTTCACAATAGAGGAAGTCGAAAAATGTATTCCAGATAGAGAACGGATTCATCAAGCACTTATGGAGCTGATAGAAAACAACAGACCATATGATCTTGAATTTGAAATTCATCCAGTTAGCGGGTCAAAACAAAAAATTATCAAATCAATAGCAAAACTTCAAAAAGATAATACAGGCAAGCCATGTAAGGTTGAAGGCGTGATCCAGGATATCACACGGCAAAAAGAACAAGAGCGGATGCTGCTTGAACAAGAAAAACTTCAGGGTGTATTAGAAATGGCCGGAGCTATCTGTCACGAACTGAATCAGCCTTTACAGGTAATATCTGGTTCTTCTGAAATGCTCCTGATGGACATTGCAAGCAGCGAATCTAAGAATAAAGCACTCAAAAATATCCAGGCCAGCATTGAACGAATGGCTATACTGATGCGCAAAATTATGGGGATTACCCATTATCAGTCCAAACCATACTTAAAAAGCGAAATTATAGATATTGAAAAGTCTTCCTGCAATGGAAAAAAATTCAGAAAGTGA
- a CDS encoding GNAT family N-acetyltransferase — protein sequence MAIVRHDTYTAQLRWLIVEPEQRQRGIGKQLVKQAIRFAADNGYRSVILWTIDFLDSARRIYANNGFQLAETKVTQVWGKTLTEECWRLNLG from the coding sequence GTGGCTATTGTTCGCCACGATACGTATACGGCTCAATTAAGATGGCTCATTGTAGAACCCGAACAACGCCAAAGAGGGATAGGGAAGCAGTTGGTCAAGCAGGCTATCCGGTTTGCAGCAGACAACGGATATCGTTCCGTTATATTATGGACCATTGATTTTTTAGATTCTGCTCGCCGCATATACGCCAATAACGGATTTCAACTGGCTGAAACAAAAGTCACCCAAGTCTGGGGTAAAACCCTTACCGAAGAATGCTGGCGGCTTAATCTGGGGTGA
- a CDS encoding CGGC domain-containing protein, whose translation MEKVLIVGCKKMMDDVCIACSRCLVGFNRREGDFAAYKDKDAQVLGLLNCGDCPGSTIVTRLAQVSLWNKPMDEKVTKVHIAPCITDHCPHKETIIKKIKAKSGVDVIEGTHPYKPDNIFA comes from the coding sequence ATGGAAAAGGTATTAATTGTTGGCTGTAAAAAAATGATGGATGATGTATGTATCGCGTGCAGCAGATGTCTGGTGGGATTCAATCGCAGAGAAGGTGATTTTGCGGCTTACAAGGACAAAGATGCACAGGTCTTGGGGCTGCTTAACTGCGGCGACTGCCCCGGGTCAACCATTGTTACCCGTCTGGCCCAGGTGAGTTTGTGGAACAAACCCATGGACGAAAAAGTAACCAAGGTTCATATCGCCCCCTGTATCACGGATCATTGTCCCCATAAAGAGACAATCATCAAGAAAATAAAGGCAAAATCAGGGGTTGACGTCATTGAGGGCACCCATCCCTATAAACCGGATAATATATTTGCATAG
- a CDS encoding SLC13 family permease, which produces MTVPIVVVSLILVITLVFLVSEKISVDKTAIGIMILLALTGILTPGETVAGFANPAVITVAAMFLLSYGLIRTGAVDVLTELVMKFSRGNRQSAFIIILAAVAVLSAFINNTPVVVLFIPIVMAMSCEYDFSPSKLLIPLSYVSILAGTSTLIGTSTNIIVSDLAYVKGYDQLSMFELGRIGVPIALMGLLFLFFVAPKLMPGRIGPVCELDEGKENKYIAELIATEKSPLVGRRDISQYVEENLGLDVVEIFRNGSIIDPSRQNVTIIPDDILLVKGAAQDLVSCLKTQHLSLVQGDDDFTFGGQTEENLIVELIIPPLSSLLREPLISAELQYDSDIRIIAIRSRMSYFSYRKIQKVKLKIGDIILVQCPRSKLDKLRNSSDFLLIEDIHHAIIDKQKAGIASGIFAAVVLAATLGLSDIMICALAGVFLMTITHCLSLKDAYRSLQAEVLLLIVGTLALGLAMQKTGATELYAQAFLTLFHGMGPHVILFAIIFLTSVCSHILSNNATAVLLLPIAISTAVFLGVDTRPFIIGICFGASACYASPIGYQTNLLVYGPGGYRFSDFIKLGLPLNIMVIVLAGLFIPVFWPF; this is translated from the coding sequence ATGACTGTGCCGATTGTTGTGGTGTCTCTGATTCTGGTTATCACCCTGGTCTTTTTGGTTTCTGAAAAGATATCGGTTGATAAAACCGCCATCGGCATCATGATTCTTCTTGCCCTGACCGGGATTCTTACCCCGGGGGAGACGGTGGCAGGCTTTGCCAATCCTGCCGTGATCACTGTGGCGGCTATGTTTTTGCTGAGCTACGGGCTTATCCGGACCGGCGCCGTTGATGTTTTGACGGAGCTGGTCATGAAATTTTCCAGGGGAAACCGGCAATCGGCTTTTATTATTATTCTTGCGGCCGTTGCGGTGTTGTCTGCGTTCATCAATAATACGCCGGTTGTGGTCCTATTTATTCCAATTGTAATGGCAATGAGCTGTGAATATGATTTTTCACCGTCCAAATTACTCATTCCATTGTCCTATGTGTCGATTCTGGCCGGAACGTCTACGCTTATTGGTACATCCACCAATATTATTGTCAGTGATCTTGCTTACGTTAAAGGGTATGATCAGCTCTCTATGTTTGAACTTGGCCGCATTGGCGTTCCCATCGCCCTGATGGGGCTGCTTTTTTTATTTTTTGTTGCACCAAAGTTGATGCCAGGCCGGATCGGCCCTGTATGTGAGTTGGATGAGGGTAAGGAAAACAAATATATTGCAGAACTGATCGCAACCGAAAAAAGCCCATTGGTCGGGCGACGGGATATCAGTCAATATGTCGAGGAAAATTTAGGCCTGGATGTGGTTGAAATTTTTAGGAACGGCAGCATTATCGATCCATCCCGGCAGAATGTAACCATCATACCTGATGATATTCTTCTGGTAAAAGGGGCGGCACAGGATCTGGTTTCCTGTCTGAAAACCCAACATCTGTCTCTGGTTCAAGGGGATGACGATTTTACCTTTGGCGGGCAAACCGAAGAAAACCTCATTGTCGAACTCATTATCCCCCCGCTTTCATCCCTGTTAAGGGAGCCTTTGATATCTGCGGAATTGCAGTACGATTCAGATATTCGGATTATCGCCATACGAAGCCGGATGAGTTATTTTTCCTATCGCAAAATACAGAAAGTAAAACTTAAGATCGGCGATATTATCCTCGTTCAGTGCCCCAGGAGCAAGTTGGATAAACTCAGAAACAGTTCAGACTTTTTGCTCATTGAGGATATTCACCATGCAATCATAGACAAACAAAAGGCCGGCATTGCTTCGGGCATCTTTGCCGCCGTGGTGCTGGCGGCCACCTTAGGCTTAAGCGATATTATGATCTGTGCCCTTGCCGGCGTTTTTTTAATGACAATCACCCACTGCCTGAGTTTGAAAGATGCTTACAGGTCTCTTCAGGCCGAGGTGCTTCTGCTGATTGTCGGGACACTGGCGTTGGGGCTGGCCATGCAGAAAACCGGTGCGACCGAGCTCTATGCCCAGGCCTTTTTAACGTTGTTCCATGGCATGGGGCCGCATGTCATTCTGTTTGCCATCATTTTTTTGACCAGTGTCTGCAGCCATATTTTAAGTAACAATGCCACGGCCGTACTTCTGCTTCCCATCGCCATCTCCACGGCGGTCTTCCTCGGCGTTGATACCAGGCCGTTTATCATTGGCATCTGTTTTGGCGCCAGTGCCTGTTATGCAAGCCCCATTGGCTACCAGACAAATCTGCTGGTCTACGGTCCCGGCGGATACAGGTTCTCCGACTTCATCAAGCTGGGCTTGCCATTGAACATCATGGTTATTGTACTGGCCGGTCTTTTTATCCCGGTTTTCTGGCCCTTTTAA
- the cyoD gene encoding cytochrome o ubiquinol oxidase subunit IV, with translation MDRNKINDALGLGHLSTAKYLVGFVLAVILTIVSFGLASFQGATSYALPGLFIAAIFQMLVHLHFFLHLDRSSKQHWNLITLAFSILLIFIFVGGSIWVMATLNSRMM, from the coding sequence ATGGATCGGAATAAAATAAATGACGCATTGGGCCTGGGGCATCTGAGCACGGCAAAATACCTTGTCGGATTTGTCCTGGCTGTAATATTAACCATTGTTTCCTTTGGACTTGCATCCTTTCAGGGGGCAACATCTTATGCGCTGCCCGGCCTGTTTATCGCAGCAATTTTCCAAATGCTGGTGCATCTCCACTTTTTCCTGCATTTGGACAGATCTTCAAAACAGCACTGGAATTTGATTACCCTGGCTTTTTCAATCCTATTGATATTTATCTTTGTTGGCGGGTCAATATGGGTCATGGCAACTTTGAATTCGCGAATGATGTAA
- a CDS encoding transposase has protein sequence MKETISNQSNFSRIKSIEGVRAKYALMDRAYDADKLIEQLKKQEIIPVIPPKSNRKVPREYDEHIYKERNLIERFIGKLKQFRRIFSRFEKWAKNYMYFVRFAAALICLR, from the coding sequence TTGAAGGAAACGATTAGTAATCAGTCCAATTTTTCCCGTATAAAATCGATTGAAGGTGTACGGGCTAAATATGCATTGATGGATAGAGCTTATGACGCAGATAAACTGATTGAACAGCTTAAAAAGCAGGAGATTATTCCTGTTATTCCCCCCAAATCAAACCGAAAGGTACCTCGGGAATATGACGAGCATATCTATAAAGAACGCAATCTTATTGAGCGTTTTATTGGCAAGCTGAAACAATTCCGCCGGATTTTCTCACGGTTTGAAAAATGGGCAAAAAATTATATGTATTTTGTTCGCTTTGCTGCCGCTTTGATATGCTTACGTTAA
- the cyoA gene encoding ubiquinol oxidase subunit II, whose protein sequence is MVSKKFFYRLKVFIFFIFTLLTTGCSKLIVLNSKGPIGQEEAALIYMSIGAMLIVIVPVFIMTYLFVKRYRNSKNNADYQPDWVHSTKVEMVIWLVPVMIVAFLSYLVWVKTYELDPYKPIASDNKPLNIQVISLDWNWLFIYPDYNIAMVNELVIPEKVPLSFSLTSATVMTSFFIPQLGSQMYAMAGMRTRLHLMASETGIYEGRNIEFSGEGYDTMHFKVITKTIPDFDEWIAQASENHDSLNLEAYSKLSRPSTNYPVTVFSPVEPGLFKHVMQSFMGWMGAHQNMKQMDMDDTDTMKKGN, encoded by the coding sequence ATGGTATCTAAAAAGTTTTTTTATCGTCTCAAAGTCTTTATTTTTTTTATTTTCACGCTGTTGACGACCGGATGCAGCAAATTGATTGTGCTCAATTCAAAAGGCCCCATCGGACAGGAGGAAGCCGCTTTAATCTATATGTCCATTGGTGCCATGCTGATTGTAATTGTTCCCGTTTTTATCATGACCTATCTGTTCGTCAAACGGTACCGGAATTCAAAAAATAATGCCGACTACCAGCCCGACTGGGTACACTCCACGAAGGTTGAGATGGTCATATGGCTGGTTCCGGTAATGATTGTCGCTTTTCTTTCTTATCTGGTGTGGGTTAAAACATATGAACTGGATCCATATAAACCCATCGCCTCTGACAACAAACCACTGAATATCCAGGTTATTTCTCTGGATTGGAACTGGCTGTTTATCTATCCGGATTATAATATTGCAATGGTGAATGAACTGGTGATTCCGGAAAAAGTTCCCTTAAGCTTCAGCCTGACGTCGGCAACAGTCATGACATCCTTCTTCATTCCCCAGCTGGGAAGTCAGATGTATGCGATGGCGGGAATGAGGACCCGGCTGCATTTGATGGCCAGCGAGACAGGGATCTATGAAGGCCGTAATATCGAATTCAGTGGAGAAGGCTATGACACCATGCACTTCAAAGTGATTACCAAGACCATTCCGGATTTTGATGAATGGATTGCCCAGGCCAGTGAGAATCACGATTCGCTGAATCTGGAAGCCTACTCGAAATTAAGCCGGCCCAGCACCAACTACCCTGTCACTGTTTTTTCTCCGGTCGAGCCCGGACTCTTTAAGCATGTCATGCAATCCTTCATGGGCTGGATGGGGGCGCATCAGAACATGAAACAGATGGACATGGATGACACGGACACCATGAAAAAGGGAAATTAA
- the cyoC gene encoding cytochrome o ubiquinol oxidase subunit III encodes MKHEAVTVHTPEHLKKVEIAALGFWIYLMSDLVIFSILFTTFVVLGHNYAGSAEPGELFSLPYLFVETLLLLISSVVYGTGMVALQDNKSKTVLKALGITFLLGAGFVFMEIYEFYDLIAAGHTPRQSGFLSAFFTIVGTHGAHVSFGLLWMLIMMYQVKTRGLTLGVSSRLMQLSLFWHFLDIVWVGVFTVVYLAGVV; translated from the coding sequence ATGAAACACGAAGCAGTAACCGTCCATACCCCCGAACACCTCAAGAAGGTTGAGATCGCAGCGTTGGGATTCTGGATTTATCTGATGAGTGACCTGGTTATCTTCTCGATCCTCTTTACCACATTTGTGGTTCTGGGCCACAATTACGCTGGTAGCGCCGAGCCCGGAGAGTTGTTCAGTCTTCCCTATCTTTTTGTTGAAACCCTGCTGCTTCTCATTAGTTCGGTTGTCTACGGAACAGGCATGGTGGCGCTGCAGGACAACAAGAGCAAAACGGTTTTGAAAGCGCTGGGCATTACATTTTTGCTGGGAGCCGGTTTTGTGTTCATGGAAATTTATGAGTTCTATGACCTGATTGCGGCCGGCCATACCCCCCGTCAAAGTGGTTTTCTTTCCGCATTTTTCACCATCGTGGGAACACACGGAGCACACGTCAGTTTTGGCCTTTTATGGATGCTGATCATGATGTATCAGGTAAAAACCAGAGGGCTGACATTGGGTGTCAGTTCACGCTTAATGCAGCTCAGCCTCTTCTGGCACTTCCTTGATATTGTATGGGTCGGGGTGTTTACCGTTGTATACCTTGCCGGTGTGGTTTAA